From Candidatus Hydrogenedentota bacterium:
GTTGGCGTAGGTATAGCCGCACTTGGGACAGGTCCCTTTCACATAGCGGTCGTGCAGCAAGCGTTCCAACTTCGGTCAATACCACAACTCCACCGATTCGGGATGGATGAGGCCTTCTTCAACAAGCTTCGTAAAAAATTGTTGGGTCGAATCCACATGGAGCGGCCATGAGGTGCGCCCATAAATATCATAAGAAATACCCAAGGCTTTGAAGGCCGCTTCGTTGGCGCCATGATAACGGTCGATCACTTCTTGAGGCGTAATGCCCTCTTTGATCGCTGTCAACGTGATCGGTACACCGTATTCATCGGAGCCGCCGATATAAAGAACCGCCTCGCCGCGCAGCCGTTTAAAGCGCACGTATATATCTGCCGGTAAATAAGCGCCGGCTATATGTCCCAAATGAATGTAGCCGTTGGCATAAGGCAGGGCACTGGTCACCAAGCTGCGGGTAAAGGACTGTACCGCTTTGTTCATAAATCTTCCTTCAATGTAGACGGGTAATAATCAGGTAAAAAAAGAGACGGAACGCGTAAGTCGATGAGCCGAGTCTGCGGTATTCATTTTACCTTACAGCGTTGCAAAATTCCAGCGCAATGAAAGAGAGCGTGCGGGTCTGCGTGGACTGCCGCTATTGCAGCGCCTCCGCAGGAAGCCCCTCTATCTTGAAAGCACGGCACGCATTTTCAACTACAAGCCCTTCCATTTCTTCAAGGCTAATCCCTTTGCGTGATGCCATGAAACGGAGCGTATGCAATACGTGAATCGGTTCGCAGCGTTTCCCCCGTACCGGCTGCGGCGCGAGATAAGGCGCATCGGTCTCTGCCAACAATCGATGAAGGGGCACCACCGCTAAAGATTCATGGAGCAGCTGCGCCTTGGGAAAAGTCACGTTACCGGCGAAAGAGATATAGCAGCCCAATTCAAGACATTTTTCTGCGAAGGCGGCATCACCGCCAAAGCAATGCATGATACACGCCGACAGTTGCGGCACATACTCTTTTAACACGGCATAACTGTCTTCTTGAGCGTCGCGGCTGTGCACCACCAGCGGCAGCCCTGTTTTTACGGCGAGGGCAGCTTGTTGTTCAAAGGCCTTCCGCTGGGTTTGGGGATCGGCAACAATATGATGATAATCGAGTCCCGCTTCACCAATGGCGACAACACCGGAGGTTGCAGCCCATGCTTCCAGCTGCGCCAAAGCGGCGCCATCACACTGCTCCGCTTGGTAGGGATGATAGCCGAGGGCAGCATAGACGCGGGGCTGAAGAAAGGCTAAGGCATCACGGCAAGCCTGCGCCCCGTTACCGATGACGATCAAAAAGGCGAGCCCGTCCAAAGCGCGTCGGAGC
This genomic window contains:
- a CDS encoding class I tRNA ligase family protein; translation: MNKAVQSFTRSLVTSALPYANGYIHLGHIAGAYLPADIYVRFKRLRGEAVLYIGGSDEYGVPITLTAIKEGITPQEVIDRYHGANEAAFKALGISYDIYGRTSWPLHVDSTQQFFTKLVEEGLIHPESVELWY
- a CDS encoding TatD family hydrolase; the protein is MKGVDTHCHLQMTAFDEDREEVLRRALDGLAFLIVIGNGAQACRDALAFLQPRVYAALGYHPYQAEQCDGAALAQLEAWAATSGVVAIGEAGLDYHHIVADPQTQRKAFEQQAALAVKTGLPLVVHSRDAQEDSYAVLKEYVPQLSACIMHCFGGDAAFAEKCLELGCYISFAGNVTFPKAQLLHESLAVVPLHRLLAETDAPYLAPQPVRGKRCEPIHVLHTLRFMASRKGISLEEMEGLVVENACRAFKIEGLPAEALQ